A genomic segment from Barrientosiimonas humi encodes:
- a CDS encoding helix-turn-helix transcriptional regulator, translating to MAEAESRFSPESVAILRNADRRLRSADRGDTTRRYAAIKAALAGLAPLDAFYIGHFRGESSIVLSYIFDGDQRLASEMLTAAPGGVSHWVRSSGKPYLYSQDDGRMLHRGAPLGDAEQLSNDAVFTPLLDVETGEPVGMISSQSLKPHTFSEEFVRAQTWLSRALMVSLLQDEQLGGELYELYPELDSERVRTEADLLNRIGERLDVLTRTLQELRRSADDAGIATVSGQAKEATDLCERVQTEVAELIRTYQPPVVSTDLTAREVEVAVLIARDGSSNAELARRLHISEKTVKTHVGNVLRKLGVTQRAAIAWTLPPELLGRVPETEAEQES from the coding sequence GTGGCCGAGGCAGAGTCACGGTTCAGCCCCGAGTCGGTGGCGATCCTGCGCAACGCCGACCGCCGGCTGCGCTCGGCCGACCGCGGCGACACCACCCGCCGTTATGCCGCGATCAAGGCGGCGCTGGCCGGGCTGGCGCCGCTCGACGCGTTCTACATCGGGCACTTCCGGGGCGAGAGCAGCATCGTGCTGTCCTACATCTTCGACGGCGACCAGCGGCTCGCCTCCGAGATGCTCACCGCCGCGCCGGGCGGCGTCTCGCACTGGGTGCGCTCCTCCGGCAAGCCCTACCTCTACAGCCAGGACGACGGCCGCATGCTGCACCGCGGCGCGCCGCTCGGCGACGCCGAGCAGCTGTCCAACGACGCCGTGTTCACGCCCCTGCTGGACGTCGAGACCGGCGAGCCGGTGGGCATGATCAGCTCGCAGAGCCTGAAGCCGCACACCTTCTCCGAGGAGTTCGTGCGCGCCCAGACCTGGCTGTCGCGCGCGCTGATGGTCTCCCTGCTGCAGGACGAGCAGCTGGGCGGTGAGCTGTACGAGCTCTACCCCGAGCTGGACAGCGAACGGGTGCGCACCGAGGCCGACCTGCTCAACCGCATCGGCGAGCGTCTCGACGTGCTCACCCGCACGCTGCAGGAGCTGCGGCGCAGCGCCGACGACGCCGGCATCGCCACCGTCTCCGGCCAGGCGAAGGAGGCGACCGACCTGTGCGAGCGGGTGCAGACCGAGGTCGCCGAGCTCATCCGCACCTACCAGCCGCCGGTGGTCTCCACCGACCTCACGGCCCGCGAGGTCGAGGTCGCCGTGCTCATCGCGCGCGACGGCTCCAGCAACGCCGAGCTCGCCCGCCGGCTGCACATCTCCGAGAAGACCGTGAAGACCCACGTGGGCAACGTGCTGCGCAAGCTCGGCGTGACCCAGCGGGCCGCGATCGCCTGGACGCTGCCGCCCGAGCTGCTCGGCCGGGTCCCCGAGACCGAGGCCGAGCAGGAGTCCTAG
- a CDS encoding DEAD/DEAH box helicase has protein sequence MTDQSIPTVEGSPEPGETTFADFDVNPDIVQALRESGIVNPFPIQAMTLPVALGGHDIIGQAKTGTGKTLGFGVPIVHNAVTPTDPGFSELPSPGAPQALVVVPTRELAVQVAGDLERAGKKPGARVLTVYGGRAYEPQIEALRRGVEVVVGTPGRLIDLSAQGHLNLSYVRIVVLDEADEMLDLGFLPDVEKLLAQTPASRQTMLWSATMPGAVVALARRYMTQPTHIRAMSEEGEDGHTVKAIEQFVYRAHAMDKVEMLARILQAEERGLTIVFTRTKRTAAKVADELVDRGFAAAAIHGDLGQGAREQALRAFRTGKVDVLVATDVAARGIDVENVTHVINYQCPEDEKTYVHRVGRTGRAGNTGIAVTFVDWDDMPRWGLINKALDLGIPEPAETYSSSPHLYADLDIPAGAKGTLPRSERTRAGLDSEAIEDLGETGKSRGGSAGRGGQRGGGRGGSRGGGRSRGGQRGDQREPKAASETPRRSGDAPRRRRRRTRGGQSGQSTPSQD, from the coding sequence GTGACCGACCAGAGCATCCCCACCGTCGAGGGCTCCCCCGAGCCGGGCGAGACCACGTTCGCCGACTTCGACGTCAACCCCGACATCGTGCAGGCGCTGCGCGAGTCCGGCATCGTCAACCCGTTCCCCATCCAGGCCATGACGCTGCCCGTGGCGCTCGGCGGCCACGACATCATCGGGCAGGCCAAGACCGGCACCGGCAAGACGCTGGGCTTCGGCGTGCCGATCGTGCACAACGCCGTCACCCCGACCGACCCCGGCTTCTCCGAGCTGCCCTCCCCCGGCGCCCCGCAGGCGCTGGTGGTGGTGCCGACCCGCGAGCTCGCCGTGCAGGTCGCCGGCGACCTGGAGCGCGCCGGCAAGAAGCCCGGCGCCCGGGTGCTCACGGTCTACGGCGGCCGCGCCTACGAACCGCAGATCGAGGCGCTGCGCCGCGGCGTCGAGGTCGTGGTCGGCACCCCCGGCCGACTGATCGACCTGTCGGCCCAGGGCCACCTGAACCTGTCGTACGTGCGCATCGTGGTGCTCGACGAGGCCGACGAGATGCTCGACCTGGGCTTCCTGCCCGACGTCGAGAAGCTGCTGGCGCAGACGCCGGCCTCGCGCCAGACCATGCTGTGGAGCGCCACCATGCCGGGCGCGGTCGTCGCGCTGGCCCGCCGCTACATGACCCAGCCCACGCACATCCGCGCGATGTCCGAGGAGGGCGAGGACGGCCACACCGTCAAGGCGATCGAGCAGTTCGTCTACCGCGCCCACGCCATGGACAAGGTCGAGATGCTCGCCCGCATCCTGCAGGCCGAGGAGCGCGGGCTGACGATCGTGTTCACCCGCACCAAGCGCACCGCCGCCAAGGTCGCCGACGAGCTGGTCGACCGCGGTTTCGCCGCAGCCGCCATCCACGGCGACCTCGGTCAGGGCGCCCGCGAGCAGGCGCTGCGGGCCTTCCGCACCGGCAAGGTCGACGTGCTGGTCGCCACCGACGTCGCCGCCCGCGGCATCGACGTCGAGAACGTCACCCACGTCATCAACTACCAGTGCCCCGAGGACGAGAAGACCTACGTCCACCGCGTCGGCCGCACCGGTCGCGCCGGCAACACCGGCATCGCCGTGACCTTCGTCGACTGGGACGACATGCCGCGCTGGGGGCTGATCAACAAGGCCCTCGACCTCGGCATCCCCGAGCCGGCCGAGACCTACTCCTCCTCCCCGCACCTGTACGCCGACCTCGACATCCCCGCCGGGGCCAAGGGCACCCTGCCGCGCTCCGAGCGCACCCGCGCCGGGCTGGACAGCGAGGCGATCGAGGACCTGGGCGAGACGGGCAAGTCCCGCGGCGGTTCCGCCGGCCGGGGCGGGCAGCGCGGCGGTGGCCGTGGTGGCTCGCGCGGTGGCGGCCGCTCCCGCGGCGGCCAGCGCGGCGACCAGCGCGAGCCGAAGGCCGCGAGCGAGACCCCGCGCCGCTCGGGCGACGCGCCGCGGCGCCGCCGTCGTCGTACGCGTGGGGGCCAGTCCGGCCAGAGCACCCCGTCGCAGGACTGA
- a CDS encoding ferritin-like fold-containing protein: protein MAEGSPRDLSDPAFREGVLDLLGALAYGELVGFFTIVRDAEGAPEMSIRMRLAQVAVTEFAQYERLTARIEELGASPEKTMEPFAASFDEWHRRTEPGSWLEGLMKVYSGNALAADFYKEIAKYVDPQTQDLVADVLGRGSHVEFAAATLRAAIADDDKVAGRLALFGRRMMGEALSQAQRVAADRDAITGLLVDDGSGTGADLAELTRLFARITGNHTARMEALGLQA from the coding sequence ATGGCTGAGGGCTCCCCGCGCGACCTGTCCGACCCGGCGTTCCGCGAGGGGGTCCTGGACCTGCTGGGGGCGCTGGCCTACGGCGAGCTGGTCGGGTTCTTCACCATCGTGCGCGACGCCGAGGGCGCCCCCGAGATGTCGATCCGCATGCGCCTGGCCCAGGTCGCGGTCACCGAGTTCGCGCAGTACGAACGTCTCACCGCGCGCATCGAGGAGCTCGGCGCGAGCCCCGAGAAGACGATGGAGCCGTTCGCCGCGAGCTTCGACGAGTGGCACCGCCGCACCGAGCCGGGCAGCTGGCTCGAGGGGCTGATGAAGGTCTACAGCGGGAACGCCCTGGCCGCCGACTTCTACAAGGAGATCGCCAAGTACGTCGACCCCCAGACCCAGGACCTCGTCGCCGACGTGCTCGGCCGGGGGTCGCACGTGGAGTTCGCCGCCGCCACGCTGCGCGCGGCGATCGCCGACGACGACAAGGTCGCCGGCCGGCTGGCGCTGTTCGGGCGCCGGATGATGGGCGAGGCCCTGTCCCAGGCTCAGCGGGTCGCGGCCGACCGCGACGCCATCACCGGGCTGCTCGTCGACGACGGCAGCGGCACCGGCGCCGACCTCGCCGAGCTCACCCGGCTCTTCGCCCGGATCACCGGCAACCACACCGCCCGCATGGAGGCGCTCGGCCTGCAGGCCTGA
- a CDS encoding GlsB/YeaQ/YmgE family stress response membrane protein, whose product MVSQIIWWIVVGLIVGALARLVMPGKQGISIVATILIGIVAAFLGGLISYSLLGINDDGGIQWIPLIISVVLAVIGVGAYAGMQSKRVGSSLPGRMDGSGRAR is encoded by the coding sequence ATGGTTTCTCAGATCATCTGGTGGATCGTCGTCGGCCTCATCGTCGGCGCCCTGGCCCGCCTCGTCATGCCCGGCAAGCAGGGCATCAGCATCGTCGCGACGATCCTGATCGGCATCGTCGCCGCCTTCCTCGGCGGCCTCATCAGCTACTCGCTGCTGGGCATCAACGACGACGGCGGCATCCAGTGGATCCCGCTGATCATCAGCGTCGTCCTCGCCGTGATCGGTGTGGGCGCCTACGCCGGCATGCAGTCCAAGCGCGTCGGCAGCTCGCTGCCCGGCCGCATGGACGGCAGCGGCCGCGCTCGCTGA
- a CDS encoding DUF3107 domain-containing protein has translation MEVRIGVQNVAREVLVDTDLSTDEVEKAVTEALASGGPLTLADSRGQRVVVPGTAIGYVDIAGETKGRVGFGG, from the coding sequence GTGGAGGTTCGTATTGGCGTGCAGAACGTCGCACGAGAGGTGCTCGTCGACACCGACCTGAGCACCGACGAGGTCGAGAAGGCCGTCACCGAGGCACTGGCCTCGGGCGGCCCGCTGACCCTCGCAGACAGCCGCGGCCAGCGTGTGGTCGTGCCCGGCACCGCGATCGGCTACGTCGACATCGCGGGCGAGACGAAGGGCCGCGTGGGTTTCGGCGGCTGA
- a CDS encoding TetR/AcrR family transcriptional regulator, with protein sequence MEAAQSVFVESGYHATAMDEIAERAQVSKPVLYQHFPGKLDLYLALLETHTSELPSLVQDALDSTTDNSERVAAAVGAFFDFVERKDAAFRMVFESDLINEPEVARRVLRASDKCAESVAAVVQEDTGLPHEQSKLIGVALVGMSQVVARYWIARGDDIPREEASRIVSTLGWRGLTGFPKQDESETPPA encoded by the coding sequence ATGGAGGCGGCGCAGTCGGTCTTCGTCGAGTCGGGCTATCACGCCACGGCGATGGACGAGATCGCCGAACGCGCCCAGGTCAGCAAGCCGGTGCTGTATCAGCACTTCCCCGGCAAGCTCGACCTGTACCTGGCGCTGCTGGAGACGCACACCTCCGAGCTGCCCTCGCTCGTGCAGGACGCGCTGGACTCCACGACCGACAACTCCGAGCGCGTCGCGGCCGCGGTGGGCGCCTTCTTCGACTTCGTCGAGCGCAAGGACGCCGCCTTCCGGATGGTGTTCGAGTCCGACCTGATCAACGAGCCCGAGGTGGCCCGGCGGGTGCTGCGCGCGTCCGACAAGTGCGCCGAGTCGGTCGCCGCGGTCGTGCAGGAGGACACCGGTCTGCCGCACGAGCAGTCCAAGCTCATCGGGGTCGCGCTGGTCGGCATGTCCCAGGTGGTGGCCCGCTACTGGATCGCCCGCGGCGACGACATCCCGCGCGAGGAGGCCTCGCGCATCGTGTCGACGCTGGGCTGGCGCGGCCTCACCGGCTTCCCCAAGCAGGACGAGAGCGAGACCCCACCGGCCTGA